A window from Methylococcus mesophilus encodes these proteins:
- a CDS encoding NAD(P)/FAD-dependent oxidoreductase yields MKIAIIGTGISGMTCAWLLHRRHDIHLFEASTYPGGHTHTQEISLDGTHVPVDTGFIVFNDRTYPNFSQLLNRLGVRSRNTTMSFSVSCQRSGLEYAGNDLNGLFAQRSNAFSPAFFRMLKDILRFNSHASTSIETSNGDITLGEFLRQHGYSREFRENYVIPMAAAIWSAEHEQTQAMPARFFVGFFENHGLLSLSGRPQWKFIEGGSRSYVDKLLAPFRGQLRLSTPVTALQRFDTHVDVREASGKAERFDAAIVATHSDQALALLQDPSREEREILSAIPYQKNEAVLHTDTAVLPRRRRAWAAWNYLRPARNQRRVAVTYNMSLLQQLPSQETVCVTLNSTESIREDLIVNRMTYHHPVFNFESLAAQQRWREINGGRRTWYCGAYWGYGFHEDGVNSAMRVAEDIDQVGA; encoded by the coding sequence ATGAAAATAGCAATTATAGGAACTGGTATTTCAGGAATGACGTGTGCTTGGCTGCTGCATCGCCGCCACGATATTCATCTGTTCGAAGCGAGCACTTATCCAGGCGGACACACTCATACTCAGGAGATATCTCTTGATGGGACACATGTTCCAGTAGACACCGGCTTCATCGTATTCAACGACCGTACGTATCCCAACTTCAGCCAGCTACTGAACCGACTGGGCGTCAGATCCAGAAATACGACCATGAGCTTCAGCGTCAGCTGCCAACGCAGCGGACTGGAATACGCAGGAAATGACCTTAACGGACTGTTCGCGCAGCGAAGCAATGCCTTCAGCCCGGCATTTTTCAGGATGCTGAAGGACATTCTGCGATTCAATAGCCATGCGTCGACATCGATAGAAACATCGAACGGTGACATCACTCTCGGCGAGTTTCTCCGCCAGCACGGCTATAGCCGGGAGTTCCGGGAAAATTACGTCATCCCCATGGCTGCCGCCATCTGGTCCGCGGAACACGAGCAGACCCAGGCGATGCCTGCCCGCTTCTTCGTGGGCTTTTTCGAGAACCACGGCCTGCTGAGCCTCAGCGGCCGCCCCCAATGGAAGTTCATCGAAGGAGGCTCGCGAAGCTACGTCGACAAACTGTTGGCTCCCTTCCGGGGCCAACTTCGCTTGTCCACACCGGTAACCGCGTTGCAACGGTTCGACACCCACGTCGACGTTCGCGAGGCATCCGGGAAAGCAGAACGATTCGATGCAGCCATCGTGGCAACGCACAGCGATCAGGCACTCGCCCTCTTGCAGGATCCCTCGCGGGAGGAAAGGGAAATCCTCAGCGCAATTCCCTACCAGAAAAATGAAGCAGTGCTGCATACCGACACGGCGGTACTGCCACGCCGCCGGCGGGCTTGGGCGGCCTGGAATTACCTGCGTCCAGCCAGAAATCAGCGCCGCGTGGCCGTCACCTACAACATGAGCCTGCTGCAGCAACTGCCCTCCCAGGAAACCGTATGCGTAACGCTGAACAGCACCGAAAGCATCCGTGAAGATTTGATCGTCAACCGGATGACCTACCACCATCCCGTATTCAATTTCGAAAGCCTGGCGGCCCAGCAACGATGGCGGGAAATCAACGGCGGGCGGCGAACCTGGTATTGCGGAGCCTATTGGGGATACGGCTTTCACGAGGATGGCGTGAATAGCGCCATGCGAGTGGCTGAAGATATAGATCAGGTTGGAGCATAA
- a CDS encoding DUF1365 domain-containing protein: protein MESCIYTGQVRHRRFKPVTHEFNYLLFMMCLDLETIDNEWAWPSWQIPLVRFRRDDHFGDPRVPLSSAVRSLVHEQTGQHPAGPIFILTHMRYFGYCFNPISIYYCFNAEGTRADFLVAEVTNTPWGEKHCYVICREREARRSQSLHATLNKAMHVSPFMPMDLVYDFRSSQPKHRLAVHIDVLDARKDKVFDATLTLRRKIISTRTLALAIARFPLITLQVIIAIHWQAVRLWLKGLPVFEHQKKAGKLP, encoded by the coding sequence GTGGAAAGCTGCATTTATACCGGCCAGGTCAGGCACCGTAGGTTTAAGCCGGTGACCCATGAATTCAACTATCTCCTTTTCATGATGTGTTTGGATCTCGAAACCATTGATAATGAATGGGCCTGGCCTTCCTGGCAGATACCGCTGGTACGGTTTCGGCGGGACGACCATTTCGGCGACCCTCGCGTGCCATTATCCAGCGCCGTTCGCAGTCTAGTGCATGAGCAGACTGGCCAGCATCCCGCCGGCCCGATTTTTATCCTGACGCACATGCGTTACTTCGGATACTGCTTCAACCCCATCAGCATATACTACTGCTTCAACGCCGAAGGTACCCGCGCCGACTTTCTGGTCGCGGAGGTTACCAATACGCCCTGGGGAGAAAAGCACTGCTATGTGATATGCCGCGAGCGAGAGGCAAGACGGAGCCAGTCGCTCCACGCAACGCTCAATAAAGCAATGCACGTATCACCCTTCATGCCGATGGATCTGGTTTATGACTTCCGAAGCAGCCAGCCGAAACACCGACTAGCGGTACACATCGATGTGTTGGACGCACGGAAAGATAAGGTATTTGATGCCACGCTGACACTACGGCGTAAAATCATCTCCACAAGGACACTGGCCCTTGCTATAGCGCGTTTCCCGCTTATTACTCTTCAGGTCATCATCGCCATTCACTGGCAGGCCGTGCGCCTTTGGCTGAAAGGCCTGCCCGTATTCGAGCATCAAAAAAAAGCGGGCAAGCTACCATGA
- a CDS encoding SAM-dependent methyltransferase: MPEPGPSGTFLDRFFRRQLKNRLARIGKGRINWIENGEMEVFGSTSGDCPLEVSVQVNSPAVYRRIALRGSIGAGESYMAGEWDCDNLADLVRILLLADRVVDAVDGGAVDAYGLFARVTNWAKRNNRAGSRANIAAHYDLGNDFYRLFLDDTMMYSCAFFEMGHETLEEASSAKNDRICRKLRLSPNDHVLEIGTGWGGFALHAATRYGCRVTTTTISRQQYEYARQRVREARLDDRITVISEDYRDLAGQYDKLTSIEMVEAVGPEFYETFFSQCGRLLKPCGAMLLQSITIADRRYEQARKSVDFIKRHIFPGGCLPSVTALCKAMTAASDLQMVHLEDIGLHYATTLAHWRQRFLAHLDDVKALGFPDDFIRMWLFYFGYCEGAFLERAIGDVQLVLAKPGYRQIPLVQTL, encoded by the coding sequence ATGCCGGAACCAGGCCCGTCCGGAACGTTTCTGGACAGGTTTTTCCGCCGCCAGTTGAAGAACCGTCTTGCTCGCATCGGCAAAGGCAGGATCAACTGGATTGAAAACGGGGAAATGGAAGTATTCGGGTCAACTTCCGGCGATTGCCCCTTGGAAGTTTCAGTCCAGGTGAACTCCCCAGCGGTATACCGCCGCATCGCGCTGCGCGGCTCCATCGGGGCCGGCGAAAGCTACATGGCCGGAGAATGGGACTGCGACAACCTCGCCGACCTGGTTCGCATATTGCTGCTGGCCGACCGGGTGGTCGACGCCGTGGACGGAGGCGCGGTTGACGCCTACGGCCTGTTTGCAAGGGTGACCAACTGGGCAAAGCGCAACAACCGGGCAGGGAGCCGCGCCAACATCGCGGCGCATTACGATCTGGGCAACGATTTCTACCGCCTGTTTCTGGACGACACGATGATGTATTCGTGTGCCTTCTTCGAGATGGGGCATGAAACCCTTGAGGAAGCGTCGTCAGCCAAGAATGACCGTATCTGCCGGAAACTCCGTCTTTCGCCAAATGATCATGTCCTCGAAATCGGGACCGGCTGGGGCGGCTTCGCCCTTCATGCCGCAACCCGGTATGGCTGCAGAGTGACAACCACGACGATCTCGCGCCAGCAATACGAGTACGCGCGGCAGCGTGTCAGGGAGGCCAGGCTCGATGATCGAATCACCGTGATCTCCGAGGATTACCGCGACCTTGCCGGCCAATACGACAAGCTGACCTCGATCGAAATGGTCGAAGCGGTCGGCCCCGAATTCTACGAAACGTTCTTCAGCCAATGCGGGAGACTGCTGAAGCCCTGCGGTGCGATGCTGTTACAGAGCATCACGATCGCGGACCGGCGCTACGAGCAAGCCCGCAAATCGGTGGATTTCATCAAGCGCCATATATTCCCCGGCGGGTGCCTGCCTTCGGTGACGGCGCTCTGCAAGGCCATGACAGCGGCGTCCGATCTCCAAATGGTCCATCTGGAAGACATCGGGCTCCACTATGCCACCACCCTTGCCCACTGGCGGCAGCGCTTCCTGGCGCATCTGGACGACGTCAAGGCGCTCGGGTTCCCGGATGACTTCATCCGTATGTGGCTGTTCTATTTCGGCTATTGCGAAGGGGCATTCCTGGAACGCGCCATCGGCGACGTCCAGTTGGTATTGGCCAAACCGGGATACCGCCAAATTCCGCTCGTCCAGACGCTTTGA
- a CDS encoding DUF2878 domain-containing protein, whose product MLAPAFNFLVFQAGWLGVVVSAAEGAASRATAVALMVLALHLARSSHPRQELLLALAAGALGFFLDSLLTMAGLMRFASGQISHMLAPHWIVALWMMFATTLNVGLRWLKGRTGLATLLGAVFGPLAYLAGARMGAVQFPQPVWPTLLGICTVWAAAMPLLMRLAAKFEAPHPTAASPEAHTR is encoded by the coding sequence ATGCTCGCTCCTGCTTTCAATTTCCTCGTGTTCCAGGCCGGCTGGCTCGGCGTCGTGGTCAGCGCGGCCGAAGGTGCGGCTTCGCGCGCCACTGCAGTCGCTCTCATGGTGCTCGCCCTCCATCTCGCGCGCAGTTCTCATCCAAGGCAGGAACTGCTGCTTGCCCTAGCGGCCGGAGCGTTGGGATTTTTCCTCGATTCGCTGTTGACGATGGCCGGATTGATGCGGTTCGCGTCGGGACAGATATCGCACATGCTGGCGCCGCATTGGATCGTGGCCCTGTGGATGATGTTTGCGACCACGCTCAACGTCGGTCTGCGCTGGCTGAAGGGGAGGACGGGCCTCGCCACCTTGCTCGGAGCCGTGTTCGGCCCCCTGGCTTATCTGGCCGGCGCGCGGATGGGCGCGGTGCAATTCCCGCAGCCGGTCTGGCCGACACTGCTGGGCATATGCACGGTCTGGGCGGCTGCGATGCCCCTGTTGATGAGGTTGGCTGCAAAATTCGAGGCGCCGCATCCGACCGCCGCCAGCCCTGAGGCTCATACTCGATGA
- a CDS encoding DUF1295 domain-containing protein: protein MNGFLDLILPAWGAVAALMSVLWWRQVRTHNANWVDVAWAGSTGGLGVYFAIAGEGDPLRRLALAMMAGMWGGRLALHIYRRALRHPEEDSRYRYLRQHWHTATQIKFFLFFQAQGLAAMVFSLPYWAIAQIPGPTPPAVLTVAAVIWLVSIAGESFADWQLTAWRAAPGHCGRTCRTGLWAYSRHPNYFFEWLHWWSYVVLSHGSPYWWIALLIQGLMFMTLNYLSGIPHAERQALLSKGDDYREYQSTTPRFFPWRPTRHAQPRH, encoded by the coding sequence ATGAACGGCTTTCTCGACCTGATCTTGCCCGCCTGGGGCGCGGTGGCCGCACTCATGTCGGTCCTTTGGTGGCGCCAGGTGAGAACGCATAACGCAAACTGGGTAGACGTGGCATGGGCCGGATCGACCGGCGGCTTGGGGGTCTATTTTGCCATCGCTGGCGAAGGCGATCCGCTGCGGCGGCTGGCACTGGCCATGATGGCCGGTATGTGGGGGGGCCGTCTTGCACTGCATATCTACCGGCGCGCTTTGCGCCACCCGGAAGAAGACAGCCGCTACCGTTACCTCCGGCAACATTGGCACACGGCGACTCAGATCAAATTTTTCTTGTTCTTCCAGGCGCAGGGACTCGCCGCCATGGTGTTCTCCTTGCCCTACTGGGCGATAGCGCAGATTCCCGGCCCCACCCCACCGGCGGTCCTGACTGTTGCAGCCGTGATTTGGCTGGTCTCAATCGCCGGCGAATCGTTCGCGGACTGGCAGCTTACCGCTTGGCGGGCCGCCCCCGGCCACTGCGGCAGGACTTGTAGAACCGGGCTATGGGCCTATTCGCGCCATCCCAATTATTTCTTCGAATGGCTGCATTGGTGGAGCTACGTCGTTCTTAGCCACGGCAGCCCCTACTGGTGGATCGCTCTACTGATACAGGGTCTCATGTTCATGACGCTGAATTATCTTTCCGGCATCCCTCATGCTGAACGTCAGGCGCTGCTGAGCAAAGGGGATGACTATCGCGAATACCAGAGCACCACTCCACGCTTCTTTCCCTGGAGACCCACACGCCATGCTCAGCCTCGCCATTGA
- a CDS encoding SAM-dependent methyltransferase, giving the protein MLSLAIEMMECGLLPDPLIRLGIRRLLAGRLNEIERRTPGATAAFLAGLQRGPVAEHTDAANRQHYELPAEFFERVLGRHRKYSCCLWLDGIRTLDEAEEAMLDLSCRRAGLSDGQTILDLGCGWGSLSLWAAERYPKANILAMSNSTSQRLYIQARASERGLANLEVVTADINTFEPLRKFDRIVSVEMFEHLHNYRTLFDRLRTWLTPEGKVFVHVFSHRQHAYAFNAKSEDDWIGKYFFTGGIMPSRDLFGRIQHSLTVEESWHINGRHYQRTCEAWLARHDLERDTIMAIFKDVYGSGANRWFQRWRMFFLACAELFAYRGGEEWGVSHYRFGVNSLANVSSSS; this is encoded by the coding sequence ATGCTCAGCCTCGCCATTGAAATGATGGAATGCGGCCTCCTGCCCGATCCACTGATCCGACTAGGAATCAGGCGACTGCTGGCCGGCCGCCTGAACGAGATCGAGAGGCGGACGCCGGGGGCAACTGCCGCCTTCCTGGCCGGCCTTCAGCGCGGCCCGGTGGCCGAACACACCGATGCAGCCAACCGTCAGCACTACGAACTCCCCGCGGAATTCTTCGAACGGGTTCTCGGACGGCACCGGAAGTACAGCTGTTGCCTTTGGCTGGATGGCATCCGAACCCTCGATGAGGCTGAAGAGGCGATGCTTGACCTGAGCTGCCGGCGTGCCGGCCTTTCCGACGGCCAGACCATTCTCGACTTAGGCTGTGGCTGGGGATCGCTGAGCCTCTGGGCAGCGGAAAGGTACCCCAAGGCGAACATCCTCGCCATGTCGAATTCGACGTCCCAGCGGTTATATATCCAAGCCCGTGCCAGTGAAAGAGGGCTGGCTAATCTGGAGGTCGTGACCGCCGACATCAATACCTTCGAGCCGCTTCGAAAATTTGACCGGATCGTCTCCGTGGAAATGTTCGAACATCTGCACAACTACCGAACCCTCTTCGATCGCTTGCGCACCTGGCTGACCCCGGAGGGAAAGGTTTTCGTCCACGTGTTCAGCCACCGGCAACATGCCTATGCCTTCAATGCAAAATCCGAAGACGACTGGATCGGCAAATATTTCTTCACCGGCGGCATCATGCCCTCACGGGACCTGTTTGGCCGCATACAGCACAGTCTGACCGTCGAAGAATCCTGGCACATCAACGGCCGCCACTATCAGCGGACCTGCGAAGCCTGGCTTGCGCGCCATGACCTTGAACGCGACACGATTATGGCCATCTTCAAGGACGTCTACGGCTCCGGCGCGAATCGCTGGTTTCAGCGCTGGCGGATGTTTTTTCTTGCGTGCGCCGAATTGTTCGCATACCGCGGAGGCGAGGAGTGGGGCGTTTCCCACTACCGCTTCGGCGTGAACTCACTCGCGAACGTATCGAGCAGTTCATAG
- a CDS encoding DUF6134 family protein: MTKAAKTMSALVSGVVGGVLSVAAMTGSAAEDGRPDISSGWEFRVLLNGRDVGRHRFMVERQGDRETVTIDADFDVKLLGISVYEYKHRNVEVWSQDCLDAMKTTTDDGGDSYSVYAVRVQAGLRVIANGRENLLPGCVMSFAYWNPDFLSQARLLNAQTGEYVRVSSRPVGEESIELPNGRTVKANRYRVSVEGTGDIDLWYQDNRRWVRLKSLVKGADLIYELLDTFASEFTPKR, translated from the coding sequence ATGACCAAAGCAGCGAAGACCATGAGCGCACTGGTTTCCGGGGTGGTCGGCGGCGTATTGTCGGTTGCGGCGATGACAGGAAGCGCAGCGGAAGACGGCCGTCCCGATATTTCGAGTGGCTGGGAGTTCAGAGTGCTGCTGAACGGCAGGGACGTAGGCAGGCATCGATTCATGGTCGAACGCCAGGGAGACCGGGAAACGGTGACAATCGACGCCGATTTCGATGTCAAGCTGCTGGGCATCAGCGTCTATGAATATAAGCACCGCAACGTCGAGGTTTGGTCGCAGGACTGCCTGGATGCCATGAAGACTACGACGGATGACGGCGGTGACAGCTATTCGGTATACGCCGTCCGGGTCCAAGCGGGGCTCAGGGTGATCGCAAATGGAAGGGAGAATTTGCTGCCGGGCTGCGTGATGAGTTTCGCTTACTGGAACCCTGATTTTCTCAGTCAAGCTCGGCTGCTCAACGCCCAGACCGGCGAATATGTCCGAGTCTCAAGCCGGCCGGTCGGTGAGGAGTCTATCGAGCTGCCCAATGGCCGTACGGTAAAAGCGAACCGTTATAGGGTCTCGGTCGAAGGCACGGGCGACATCGACCTGTGGTACCAGGACAATCGTCGCTGGGTCAGGCTCAAGTCGCTGGTCAAGGGGGCGGACCTGATCTATGAACTGCTCGATACGTTCGCGAGTGAGTTCACGCCGAAGCGGTAG
- a CDS encoding heavy metal translocating P-type ATPase, translating into MAAESNPPERFQVAHQTRSRLRIVAPTLRKQAERTHIFGVLLRKHPAVRRVRVVPALGSVTVHFDPSAVTATDLQTFFSTVLGNLGPSTTLSPAVRHETNPELPLHEFHVAVEGMTCVSCALLIEMLLRRDPRVASASVNFATETAQVLTSMGRDELYGTLRQLGYQPQPMDSVAQRRALLVREKARIGKAWQHCFWSLVFSVPTFLIGLFAPRSRLMGWVQLAVSAPLLLGGGREFFDKAWQLARRRSASTDTLVAAGVGSAYAYSFFSLATGRGGYYFEAAAGVIAFVLMGRYLEEKARGRAHHAIRQLVELQPQTATVLRAERPVTLAIEAVRVGDLVLVRPGERIPADGEVVQGLSAVDESMVTGESLPVVKETGHRVTGGCINGNGALQIRVGAIGADTVLSGILRTLEQAQTSRLPVQRTVNRLSAFFVPAVMAVSGATFFGWMAAGAGFGTALIHAVTVLLVACPCALGLATPAAVMVGTGQAARRGIFIRNAESLETAAGLTVIVFDKTGTLTEGRPRITDIANVSDLDDAGLLRLAASAESHSEHFIGKAVLAHAATLGLAWPEPAEFRLEPGLGIAAVVEGHEVLVGNQRWLDKHKIESGRNLDDAARKLGSQGKTPVFVALDGHAAALLGVADRPRPDAPEAIARLHRRGVRTLMVTGDVAPAAEHIAALVGIDRIEAGARPGRKLEVVRRLQNRGERVGMIGDGINDAPALAAADVGLAIGGGTDIAKQSADLTLLTGDISKAAEAMELSGHTLRVIRQNLSWAFGYNLVAIPLAAFGKLHPMAASAAMAASSVGVVLNALRLQRE; encoded by the coding sequence ATGGCCGCCGAATCGAACCCGCCCGAACGCTTCCAGGTCGCCCACCAGACCCGCTCCCGCCTGCGCATCGTGGCACCCACCCTGCGTAAGCAAGCCGAACGGACTCATATCTTCGGAGTGCTGCTGCGGAAGCACCCGGCGGTAAGGCGGGTCCGGGTGGTGCCGGCGCTGGGGTCGGTAACTGTGCATTTCGATCCCTCGGCGGTGACGGCGACCGACCTCCAGACATTTTTCAGCACGGTGCTGGGCAATCTGGGACCGTCAACGACGCTTTCCCCCGCTGTCAGACACGAGACGAATCCCGAGCTACCGCTGCATGAGTTCCATGTCGCGGTCGAAGGGATGACTTGCGTATCCTGTGCGCTGCTGATCGAGATGCTGCTGCGGCGTGATCCGCGGGTGGCCTCGGCCAGCGTCAATTTCGCGACGGAAACCGCCCAGGTGCTGACGTCGATGGGCCGGGACGAACTGTACGGGACCTTGCGGCAACTGGGCTACCAGCCACAGCCGATGGACAGCGTGGCGCAGCGCCGGGCATTACTGGTGCGGGAGAAAGCCCGCATCGGCAAGGCCTGGCAGCATTGTTTCTGGTCGCTGGTATTCAGCGTGCCGACCTTCCTGATCGGCCTGTTCGCGCCGCGTTCCCGGCTGATGGGCTGGGTGCAGCTCGCCGTGTCGGCGCCGCTGCTGCTGGGCGGCGGACGGGAGTTCTTCGACAAAGCCTGGCAACTGGCGCGGCGCCGCTCGGCCAGCACCGATACCCTGGTCGCCGCGGGCGTCGGCTCGGCCTACGCCTATAGCTTTTTCTCCCTGGCAACCGGGCGCGGCGGCTACTACTTCGAGGCGGCGGCGGGCGTGATCGCCTTCGTGCTGATGGGCCGCTATCTGGAAGAGAAAGCGCGCGGCCGGGCGCACCATGCGATCCGGCAACTGGTCGAACTGCAGCCGCAGACCGCAACGGTCTTGCGGGCCGAGCGGCCGGTGACCCTTGCCATCGAGGCGGTCCGGGTGGGCGACCTGGTGCTGGTGCGACCCGGCGAGCGCATCCCCGCCGACGGCGAAGTGGTCCAGGGGCTGTCGGCGGTGGACGAATCCATGGTGACGGGCGAGAGCCTGCCGGTGGTGAAGGAAACCGGCCACAGGGTCACCGGCGGTTGCATCAACGGCAACGGCGCACTGCAGATCCGGGTGGGCGCGATCGGTGCGGACACTGTCCTGTCGGGCATCCTGCGCACGCTGGAACAGGCCCAGACCAGCCGGCTGCCCGTTCAGCGCACGGTCAACCGGCTGTCGGCCTTTTTCGTGCCTGCCGTGATGGCGGTGTCCGGCGCCACCTTCTTCGGCTGGATGGCGGCAGGTGCGGGATTCGGCACCGCGCTCATCCATGCCGTCACCGTACTGCTGGTGGCCTGCCCTTGCGCGCTCGGGCTGGCGACACCGGCCGCCGTGATGGTCGGCACCGGGCAGGCGGCGCGGCGCGGCATCTTCATCCGTAACGCCGAGAGCCTGGAAACCGCAGCCGGCCTGACCGTCATCGTATTCGACAAGACCGGCACCCTCACCGAGGGCAGACCGAGGATCACCGACATCGCCAACGTCTCCGATCTGGACGATGCGGGACTGCTGCGGCTGGCCGCCTCCGCGGAGTCGCATTCCGAGCACTTCATCGGCAAGGCCGTTCTTGCCCACGCCGCAACCTTGGGCCTGGCTTGGCCCGAACCGGCCGAGTTCCGGCTCGAACCCGGTTTGGGGATCGCCGCCGTCGTCGAGGGCCACGAAGTGCTGGTCGGCAACCAGCGCTGGCTCGACAAGCACAAGATCGAGAGCGGCCGGAACCTGGACGATGCGGCGCGGAAGCTGGGATCGCAGGGCAAGACGCCGGTATTCGTCGCGCTGGACGGGCACGCCGCCGCCCTGCTCGGCGTCGCCGACCGCCCCCGGCCCGATGCCCCGGAGGCCATCGCCCGCCTGCACCGGCGCGGGGTGCGGACGCTCATGGTGACGGGCGACGTCGCGCCTGCCGCCGAGCACATCGCCGCCCTGGTCGGCATCGACCGGATCGAGGCCGGCGCCCGCCCGGGCCGCAAGCTGGAAGTCGTCCGCCGTTTGCAGAACCGCGGCGAGCGGGTCGGCATGATCGGCGACGGCATCAACGACGCCCCTGCCCTCGCCGCGGCCGACGTCGGACTGGCGATCGGCGGCGGCACCGACATCGCCAAGCAGAGCGCCGACCTGACCTTGCTCACCGGCGATATTTCCAAGGCGGCGGAGGCCATGGAACTGAGCGGCCACACGCTGCGGGTGATCCGCCAGAACCTGTCCTGGGCCTTCGGCTACAACCTCGTCGCCATCCCGCTGGCCGCCTTCGGCAAGCTGCACCCGATGGCCGCCTCCGCCGCGATGGCGGCAAGCTCGGTCGGCGTGGTGCTGAACGCCCTGCGGCTGCAGCGGGAGTGA
- a CDS encoding pyrimidine dimer DNA glycosylase/endonuclease V, which yields MRLWTLHPCYLDAKGLVALWREALLAQAVLKGLTRGYTHHPQLTRFRETPDPEAAIARYLRAVHAEAERRGYRFDAGKIAPCPVPTLMTATDGQLAYEWAHLKAKLRIRAPAWLEPLETLKRPEPHPSFRIVPGPVADWEMLPQQQNTSGADPPAARR from the coding sequence ATGCGGCTTTGGACCCTGCATCCCTGCTACCTGGACGCCAAAGGCCTGGTCGCGCTCTGGCGCGAAGCCCTGCTGGCACAAGCCGTGCTGAAAGGGCTGACGCGCGGCTATACCCATCACCCCCAGTTGACCCGGTTCCGCGAAACGCCCGACCCCGAAGCGGCGATCGCGCGCTACCTGCGGGCGGTCCACGCGGAAGCCGAGCGCCGGGGCTACCGCTTCGACGCGGGCAAGATCGCCCCCTGCCCGGTGCCGACCCTAATGACAGCCACGGACGGCCAGCTCGCCTACGAATGGGCGCATCTCAAAGCGAAGCTGCGGATACGCGCACCCGCCTGGCTTGAACCCTTGGAGACGCTGAAGCGGCCGGAACCGCACCCATCGTTCCGCATCGTTCCGGGACCGGTGGCGGATTGGGAAATGCTGCCGCAGCAGCAGAACACTAGCGGCGCCGATCCACCAGCAGCCAGGCGATGA
- a CDS encoding MFS transporter gives MPGTVPYWRLSGLYLWYFAALGTFLPYWPLYLQARGLGPQDIGIVMAVMAATRIVAPNCWGWLADHTGRDLFLIRLACLLAFLGFTLIFALPGYWGLLSVVALSGFFWNAFLPTLESLNLALLKGDGRGYSRIRLWGSVGFILGVLAVGAALEARLAIECLPQVLALLFALMWLSSLAIPGGARVIHAPAQDTLWRVVKRPEIIGLLLTCLLIQMAHGPYYSFYSVHLENHGFDRSRTGQLWALGVVSEIVLFLILPAIQARVSLRAILLASIALTALRWLLIGRYAEWLGVLVFAQVLHAASFGAFHAVSIALVHRYFQGRNRNRGQALFASLSYGAGGALGSLASGYAWADFGAGAVYAGAAGVSVIALIIAWLLVDRRR, from the coding sequence ATGCCCGGCACCGTGCCGTACTGGCGGCTTTCCGGCCTGTACCTCTGGTACTTCGCGGCGCTGGGCACTTTTCTGCCGTACTGGCCGCTTTACCTGCAGGCGCGTGGCCTCGGCCCGCAAGACATCGGCATCGTCATGGCCGTCATGGCGGCTACCCGCATCGTGGCGCCCAACTGCTGGGGTTGGCTGGCCGATCACACCGGGCGCGACCTGTTCCTCATCCGCTTGGCCTGCCTGCTCGCGTTTCTCGGCTTTACCCTGATCTTCGCGCTCCCCGGCTACTGGGGGCTGTTGTCCGTGGTGGCGTTGTCCGGTTTCTTCTGGAACGCATTTCTGCCCACCCTGGAGTCGCTGAACCTGGCCTTGCTGAAGGGCGATGGCAGGGGTTACAGCCGGATCCGGCTATGGGGTTCGGTCGGGTTCATCCTGGGCGTGCTCGCGGTGGGCGCGGCGCTCGAAGCCCGGCTCGCCATCGAGTGCCTGCCCCAGGTGCTGGCGCTGCTGTTCGCGCTGATGTGGCTGTCCAGCCTCGCCATTCCGGGCGGCGCGCGGGTGATTCATGCGCCCGCCCAAGATACGTTGTGGCGGGTCGTCAAACGGCCCGAGATCATCGGCCTGCTGCTCACCTGTTTGCTGATTCAGATGGCCCACGGGCCGTATTACAGCTTCTATTCGGTGCATCTGGAGAACCACGGCTTCGACCGCTCCCGCACCGGCCAGCTCTGGGCCTTGGGCGTGGTGTCGGAGATCGTCCTGTTTCTGATCCTGCCGGCGATCCAGGCCCGCGTCTCGCTGCGCGCCATCCTGCTCGCAAGCATCGCCTTGACGGCCTTGCGCTGGCTGTTGATCGGCCGCTACGCCGAATGGCTGGGCGTCCTGGTTTTCGCCCAGGTGCTGCATGCCGCCAGCTTCGGCGCGTTTCACGCCGTCTCGATCGCCCTGGTGCACCGCTATTTCCAGGGGCGCAACCGCAATCGCGGCCAGGCGCTTTTCGCCAGCCTGAGCTACGGTGCGGGCGGCGCGCTGGGGAGCCTCGCCAGCGGCTACGCCTGGGCCGATTTCGGCGCCGGGGCGGTTTATGCCGGCGCTGCGGGAGTGTCCGTGATTGCCCTGATCATCGCCTGGCTGCTGGTGGATCGGCGCCGCTAG